A single window of Microbaculum marinisediminis DNA harbors:
- a CDS encoding ABC transporter permease subunit, with product MSVSSAPNAPARSMDADRVFGTFMVAATGLLLVVFVLVPLWAILKNSFVTPDGIGLANFVRYFTDARFIGIVGNTFEVGLSVTATTLVLAYGFAYAMQRSCMPFKPVLRIIALLPVFSPSLVQALGLQFLLGRNGFINRTFGTEIDIYGFWGIYIADVVYAFPHAFLILSTALAVADARMYESAESLGASPWRIFRTVTLPGTRYGLASAAFVVFTIVITDFGNPVVIGGNYSVLAVEIYNQVSGQANFAMGAVIGVILLLPAALAVMGEKWIARRQFASLTSQSVPLVPKPQRGRDLAWFVYSLVVAAGILSLVAIVIYASFVRLWPYNLTLTLRHYAFDVQNGIEPLWTSIYVAIVTALLSVVFVTGAAYANHAFPNRASRFVYFLAILPAAVPGMVLGLGYVLAFNTPGQPVYLIYDTILIIAVCNLYHYHAQGFLLATTNIKQISSTFDEASSTLGATKATTVRRIILPMIWPTVLGVGVFFFMRAMVTLSAVIFLITPSTQLAAVSVLYLDDRGALNQAAAFAVCIMATVVAFLLVAQLILRLAGVRGVSLVR from the coding sequence ATGAGCGTGTCTTCCGCGCCGAACGCGCCTGCGCGCTCCATGGACGCCGACCGCGTGTTCGGCACGTTCATGGTCGCGGCGACCGGGCTGCTGCTCGTCGTCTTCGTGCTGGTGCCGCTCTGGGCGATCCTGAAGAATTCCTTCGTTACGCCCGACGGGATCGGTCTTGCGAATTTCGTTCGTTATTTTACGGACGCCCGCTTCATCGGCATCGTCGGCAATACGTTCGAGGTCGGCCTGAGCGTCACCGCGACGACCCTCGTCCTTGCCTACGGTTTCGCCTACGCGATGCAGCGAAGTTGCATGCCGTTTAAGCCCGTGCTGCGGATCATCGCACTGCTGCCGGTGTTCTCTCCCTCGCTGGTGCAGGCGCTCGGCCTGCAGTTCCTGCTCGGGCGCAACGGTTTCATCAACCGGACTTTCGGAACCGAGATCGACATATACGGTTTCTGGGGCATCTATATCGCCGATGTCGTCTACGCGTTTCCGCACGCCTTCCTGATCCTGAGCACCGCGCTCGCGGTCGCCGACGCGCGTATGTACGAGTCCGCGGAAAGTCTCGGGGCGAGTCCGTGGCGCATCTTCAGGACCGTGACGTTGCCCGGCACCCGTTACGGCCTCGCCTCCGCCGCCTTCGTGGTCTTCACGATCGTCATCACCGATTTCGGCAATCCGGTCGTCATCGGCGGCAACTACTCGGTCCTCGCCGTCGAGATCTACAACCAGGTCTCCGGTCAGGCCAATTTCGCGATGGGCGCGGTGATAGGCGTAATCCTGCTGCTGCCGGCCGCGCTGGCCGTCATGGGCGAGAAGTGGATCGCGCGGCGGCAGTTCGCGTCGCTGACTTCGCAATCGGTGCCGCTCGTGCCCAAACCGCAGCGCGGCCGCGATCTCGCCTGGTTCGTCTATTCGCTCGTCGTCGCCGCCGGAATCCTGTCGCTGGTCGCGATCGTCATCTACGCGAGTTTCGTCAGGCTGTGGCCCTACAACCTGACGCTGACCCTGCGCCATTACGCGTTCGATGTGCAGAACGGCATCGAACCGCTGTGGACGAGCATCTACGTGGCGATCGTCACGGCGCTTCTGTCGGTCGTCTTCGTCACCGGGGCGGCCTATGCGAACCACGCGTTCCCGAACCGGGCCTCGCGGTTCGTCTACTTCCTCGCGATCCTGCCGGCGGCGGTGCCGGGCATGGTGCTCGGCCTCGGCTACGTGCTCGCGTTCAACACGCCGGGCCAGCCGGTCTACCTGATCTACGACACGATCCTGATCATCGCCGTCTGCAATCTCTATCACTACCACGCGCAGGGCTTCCTGCTCGCGACGACCAACATCAAGCAGATCTCCTCGACCTTCGACGAGGCCTCCTCGACGCTCGGCGCGACCAAGGCGACGACGGTAAGGCGGATCATTCTGCCGATGATCTGGCCGACGGTGCTCGGCGTCGGCGTGTTCTTCTTCATGCGCGCGATGGTGACCCTGTCGGCGGTGATCTTCCTGATCACGCCGTCGACGCAGCTTGCCGCCGTCTCGGTGCTTTATCTCGATGATCGCGGCGCGCTGAACCAGGCCGCCGCCTTCGCAGTGTGCATCATGGCCACGGTCGTGGCGTTCCTGCTCGTGGCGCAGCTCATCCTGAGGCTGGCCGGCGTGCGCGGCGTCAGCCTGGTTCGCTGA
- the cobS gene encoding adenosylcobinamide-GDP ribazoletransferase, whose product MSRLSELVSAFGLLTRLPVARIVPGTDHADAGSSVWAYPLVGVVVGLIGGFAYWLLASIGVTPLVAGAVALGAMVLATGGLHEDGLADTADGFGGGATREAKLEIMRDSRIGSYGVIALVLVFALRLGAISALAGTGAVLGALVASAALSRGGMGLFMRLIDPARTDGLSAGVGSPDGSAAAEAAAIAILIAFLVLAPGAAILAIIFAGLAAITVGVLAIRQIGGQTGDVVGAAGIAAECAALTAIVAIAA is encoded by the coding sequence ATGTCGCGTCTCTCCGAACTCGTCTCGGCCTTCGGACTGCTCACCCGATTGCCCGTCGCGCGTATCGTGCCGGGCACGGACCATGCCGACGCAGGCAGTTCGGTCTGGGCCTATCCCCTGGTCGGCGTCGTCGTCGGCCTGATCGGCGGGTTCGCTTACTGGCTGCTTGCCTCCATCGGGGTGACGCCGCTGGTCGCCGGGGCCGTCGCACTCGGCGCCATGGTGCTCGCGACCGGCGGTCTGCACGAGGACGGCCTGGCCGATACCGCGGACGGGTTCGGCGGCGGCGCAACGCGGGAGGCCAAGCTCGAGATCATGCGCGACAGCCGTATCGGCAGCTACGGCGTGATCGCGCTCGTTCTTGTCTTCGCGCTGCGCCTCGGCGCGATCTCCGCGCTCGCCGGGACCGGCGCCGTGCTCGGCGCGCTGGTCGCCTCGGCGGCCCTGTCGCGTGGCGGCATGGGCCTGTTCATGCGCCTCATCGATCCGGCCCGGACCGACGGCCTGTCGGCCGGCGTCGGCAGCCCGGACGGATCGGCAGCGGCGGAAGCCGCGGCAATCGCGATCCTGATCGCATTCCTGGTCCTGGCGCCCGGCGCGGCGATCCTGGCGATAATCTTCGCCGGCCTCGCGGCGATCACAGTCGGTGTGCTGGCGATCCGGCAGATCGGCGGCCAGACCGGCGACGTCGTCGGTGCGGCGGGCATCGCCGCCGAATGCGCCGCGCTGACGGCCATCGTCGCGATCGCGGCCTGA
- the cobT gene encoding nicotinate-nucleotide--dimethylbenzimidazole phosphoribosyltransferase: protein MSRFSSLAELRAACRELPEADDAAAAVVIDRQTQLTKPPGSLGRLEDIPAWLARWQGRAMPLLDRVLVLVFAGNHGVSARGVSAFPASVTAQMVANFDAGGAAINQLCRAAGADLTVIPFDLDVPTADFTIGPAMDEAGFLAAVAAGYDAVPPDIDLLCVGEMGIGNTTVAAALSAALFGGDGRHWAGRGTGVDDEGLRRKCDTIDAGLSRHADALADPLLAAMCLGGYELAGMLGAVLAARRHGIPVLLDGFVSTAAAAPLAKVAEGGLDHALVAHASAEPGHRRLAEALGKAPLIDLGMRLGEASGAAVAIPILRAAVTCHAGMATFAEAGVDGKG, encoded by the coding sequence ATGAGCCGGTTTTCCTCGCTCGCCGAATTGCGCGCCGCCTGCCGCGAGCTGCCGGAAGCGGACGACGCGGCGGCAGCCGTCGTTATCGATCGGCAGACCCAGTTGACCAAGCCGCCGGGAAGTCTCGGCCGTCTAGAGGATATTCCCGCCTGGCTGGCCCGCTGGCAGGGCCGGGCGATGCCCCTCCTCGACCGTGTGCTGGTGCTGGTCTTCGCCGGCAATCACGGCGTCTCCGCGCGCGGCGTCTCCGCCTTCCCGGCGAGCGTCACCGCCCAGATGGTCGCGAACTTCGATGCCGGCGGGGCGGCGATCAACCAGCTTTGCCGGGCCGCCGGTGCCGACCTCACTGTAATTCCCTTCGATCTCGACGTGCCGACAGCCGACTTCACCATCGGGCCGGCGATGGACGAGGCCGGTTTCCTCGCCGCCGTCGCGGCGGGCTACGACGCTGTTCCACCGGACATCGACCTGCTGTGCGTCGGCGAAATGGGTATCGGCAACACCACGGTCGCCGCCGCCCTCTCGGCCGCGCTGTTCGGCGGCGACGGGCGTCACTGGGCGGGACGCGGCACCGGTGTGGACGACGAGGGGCTCCGTCGCAAGTGCGACACGATCGATGCCGGCCTTTCGCGCCATGCCGACGCGCTCGCAGATCCCCTGCTGGCCGCGATGTGTCTCGGCGGTTACGAGCTCGCCGGAATGCTGGGCGCCGTCCTCGCCGCCCGCAGGCACGGTATTCCGGTGCTTCTCGACGGCTTCGTCTCGACCGCCGCGGCCGCTCCGCTGGCAAAGGTCGCCGAAGGGGGCCTCGACCACGCGCTGGTCGCCCACGCTTCGGCCGAGCCCGGGCATCGCCGCCTCGCCGAAGCCCTGGGCAAGGCGCCGCTGATCGATCTCGGCATGCGGCTCGGCGAGGCGTCGGGCGCGGCGGTCGCGATCCCGATCCTGCGTGCCGCGGTCACCTGCCATGCCGGCATGGCGACCTTCGCCGAGGCCGGCGTCGACGGGAAGGGATGA